AACATCACCACCACGCCGCACATACTGAATGCTCAGGGCTTGAGTCAGTGCATTCAGTACATTTTCGGGCAGCCGGTCCAGGGGCGGAATGGCGGCGATGAAGTCACGTATTTCCTGAAGTTCGATTTCCATGTTTGTCACCTAGTCCGAAACAGGAATTTCAGCGAAGTAGCGATGCTTGTTGCCGGAGATGACCAGTTTCACCCGTTGGCCCTCGTGAATGGGCTCCCGGATCTCCAGCACCCATTTCCTGTTGTCTCCTCCCCGGCGATGCATGGGGCGGGGCGCTTGCTGGTCGGTAAAGGCCACCAGTGTACCCTTGATGGGGGTGCTGGTGCTCAGGTAGAAAAGGCGTTGTCCCCCCTCGTTCTCCATGGCAACGTTCACGGCAATTTCCCGGTGCAGCAGTTCACATACGCCGCTAAGCAGGTGGCAGTCTGGTTGCAGTGCCAGTGGTTTGTCCATGGTGGGCTGGGCATCGATCCTGTCGTCAAGGTAGATGCCCGTGAGTATATAACCGCCGATGGCCAGCATTGGTGCCAGGATGATGGCCAGTTTGACATGCCGGTTGGACTGATAGAAACGTTTTATTAATCCCATGGGACCCGCATTATTGTGGTGTTTGTATATCCCTGGTTGAAGGAGCCAGGGGTTCAGCCTGTTTTCAGAGGCTCCCTGAGGAAGCGTCTGAAGACAGGTTGAAGACAGGGCCGCAGGGAGAATCTTCCCTGCGGCATCCTGCAAGAAAAAGGCTCCCTGGGGAGCCTTTTTCTCCTGACGGATACAGCTATCAGTGACCCGTGGCAGCACCGGCACCGGCGGGAACACGAATGTTCTCGACCATGTGCTGGATATGCTCCGGAGGCGGTGCAGTCACTTTGGCAACAACAAATGCCGTAACAAAGTTGAATACTGCGCCGATGGCGCCAAAGGCGTTGGGTTCAACGCCCAGGAACCAGTTGCTGCCCCAGCTCTGCAGATATTTCCAGTCGGCAATGAAGAAAATGCCCTTGTGCTGGAAAACATAGAACAGGGTGATACTGATTCCCACCAACATACCTGCCATGGCACCCTGCTTGTTCATGGACTTGGAGAAGATGCCCATCATCAGTGCCGGGAAGATGGAGGACGCCGCCAGGCCGAAGGCCAGGGCCACGGTACCGGCAGCGAAATCCGGTGGATGCAGTCCCAGATATCCCGCGGCCGCGATGGCACCGGCCATGGCGACCCGGCTGGCCATGAGTTCCGATTTTTCCGAGATGTTTGGTGCGAACACCCCCTTCAACAGGTCATGGGAGATGGACGACGCAATGGCCAGCAACAATCCTGCTGCCGTGGACAGGGCGGCGGCCAGGCCACCGGCAACCACCAGAGCAATGACCCAGTTGGGCAGCTTGGCGATCTCGGGGTTGGCCAGCACCATGATGTCGCGGTCGACTTTGACCATCTCGTTCTTGGCCTTGTCGGCTACATACTGGATCTTGCCATCCTTGTTCTTGTCTTCGAACTTCAGCAGACCGGTTTTTTCCCAGTTTTTGAACCACTGGGGACGCTGATCCACTTCGATCCACTGGCCGGGGGCCGGCTGAATGGTGTTCATCAGGTTCAGACGAGCCATGGCGCCAACAGCAGGAGCCACGGTGTACAGCAGGGCGATGAAGACCAGTGCCCAGCCTGCGGATGCGCGGGCATCACGTACACGGGGTACGGTGAAGAAGCGCATGATGACGTGAGGCAGACCGGCGGTACCGATCATCAGGGACATGGTGTAGACGAACATGTTGAAGGTACTTAATCGCGCCTTGTCGGTGTAGGCGCCAAATCCAAGATCGGTCATGGTCGCGTCGAGCTTGTCCAGCAGGAACATACCGCTGCCATCCGCCATTTTACTGCCCAGGCCGATCTGGGGAATGGGGTTGCCGGTCAGGTGCATGGAAATGAACACGGCAGGCACGGTGTAGGCAAAGATCAGAACGCAGTACTGGGCGATCTGGGTGTAGGTGATGCCTTTCATGCCGCCCATGACCGCGTAGATGAACACGATGCCCATGCCGATATACAGGCCGGTGTCATAGTCGGTTTCCAGGAAGCGGGAGAAAGCCACGCCGATACCCTTCATCTGGCCGATAACATAAGTCACGGATGCGATGATCAGGCAGATAACCGCCAGAATACGCGCCGACTTGCCGTAATAGCGGTCACCGATGAACTCGGGCACGGTGAACTTGCCATACTTGCGCAGGTAAGGTGCCAGGAGCATGGCGAGCAGCACGTAGCCGCCGGTCCAGCCCATGAGGAACACGGAACCACCATAGCCGTAGAAGGCAATCAGGCCCGCCATGGAGATGAAAGATGCGGCAGACATCCAGTCAGCGGCAGTAGCCATGCCGTTGAGTACCGGATTGACGCCCTTGCCGGCAACATAGAAGTCCCCGGTGGTCTTGGCGCGGGCCCAGATGGCAATGCCGATATACAGGGCAAAGGTCGCGCCGACGACGATATAAGTTAGTGTTTGCAGATCCATTTAATGACTCCTCAATTTAGTCTTCGCGGACGCCGAATTCCTGGTCCAGCTTGTTCGCACGCCAGGCGTAGAAAAAGGTCAGGACCACGAAGGTGTAGATGGAGCCTTGCTGGGAGAACCAGAAGCCCAGCTTGTAACCGCCCAGGCGGATACTGTTCAGGGGCTCGGCAAGTAATATGCCGAACACGAACGAGGC
This sequence is a window from Thiolapillus brandeum. Protein-coding genes within it:
- a CDS encoding sodium:solute symporter family protein; its protein translation is MDLQTLTYIVVGATFALYIGIAIWARAKTTGDFYVAGKGVNPVLNGMATAADWMSAASFISMAGLIAFYGYGGSVFLMGWTGGYVLLAMLLAPYLRKYGKFTVPEFIGDRYYGKSARILAVICLIIASVTYVIGQMKGIGVAFSRFLETDYDTGLYIGMGIVFIYAVMGGMKGITYTQIAQYCVLIFAYTVPAVFISMHLTGNPIPQIGLGSKMADGSGMFLLDKLDATMTDLGFGAYTDKARLSTFNMFVYTMSLMIGTAGLPHVIMRFFTVPRVRDARASAGWALVFIALLYTVAPAVGAMARLNLMNTIQPAPGQWIEVDQRPQWFKNWEKTGLLKFEDKNKDGKIQYVADKAKNEMVKVDRDIMVLANPEIAKLPNWVIALVVAGGLAAALSTAAGLLLAIASSISHDLLKGVFAPNISEKSELMASRVAMAGAIAAAGYLGLHPPDFAAGTVALAFGLAASSIFPALMMGIFSKSMNKQGAMAGMLVGISITLFYVFQHKGIFFIADWKYLQSWGSNWFLGVEPNAFGAIGAVFNFVTAFVVAKVTAPPPEHIQHMVENIRVPAGAGAATGH
- a CDS encoding DUF4212 domain-containing protein → MSKHASYWKANLRLVFGCLVVWFLASFVFGILLAEPLNSIRLGGYKLGFWFSQQGSIYTFVVLTFFYAWRANKLDQEFGVRED